CCCTCCTGCAGTTCACACTTCTTTCTAAACACAGATTGATCACGTCTCTTTGGTGGCTTCCTGTCACTTCCCAGGAAGGTCCTGACTCCTCACCATAACTTGTGCTGCTCTCTACAACCTGGTTCCTGCTGACCTTCCAAAACTTCAGCCCTCCCAGTCCTGTCTTCACACCACTAAACTGCTCATTCCCAGGCACAAGATGTTACTCTGGGCCTTTGAGTATgctattctctctgcctgaaacaccATTCCCACTTTTCCTCACCTGACTCATTCTTACTTCAAATTCAGTGTgggtgtcacctcctccaggaagctttccctaAACCCTGCATCACTCTACAAGTACTGTTGTTTCTCAAGCCTAACACTTACTTTGCTATATtgaaattatctatttttatgcttttctctttatttagacTGTGAGTTTATTGACcatgttttgcttgttttttgtgtgttaaaATATAACCTACATTGGACGTTTTATTCATTCTGTATCCCTaatagacatttaataaatgttttttttttttaattttatttatttatttttttcccccaaagccccagtagatagttgtatgttatggttgcacatccttctagttgctgtatgtgggacacggcctcagcatggccggagaagcggtgcttcggtgtgcacctgggatcctaacccaggccgccagcagtagagcgcgtgcacctaaccgctaagccacggggccagccccatttaataaatgtttgatctGAGTTGATCATTTTACTCCAGATCTGTATGTCATATTTAATAGAAAATTCTCAGCTCTCTTCTGTCACCCAGGGGGCCCTCAGATAGGCTTAGAGAAGGGCAGCCTGGGGAGAAGTGACCTCTGGGAAGCAATACTTAAGCACTTCACCTTGTTCAGGGCCCCACCAGCCACAGGGTATTAATGGTTAGAACATCTCTGTCTCAGAAACAAATGGGGAAGGCTCCTAGGTCCTCATCCCAAGGAAGCAGAGTGTCCCAGTCCACAGCCTGAGTCACATCTGGATTTAAGCTGCTGATGTCTTTTCTGAGCTCAAGGCCCCCTCTGCCTCTTGAATGAAGCCCAGGCTAGTTTGGTGGCTACCTGGTAGCAGTGTGCTAAGGCTTGTGGTCCCAAATTCACTGGGAATGATTTCAGCCATCTCTGGGTCTTATGTGCCATTTCAGCCATCCATATGGTGAACTGGGAAAGTGAGAGACCCTGGAACAGGGTATTAAACTGCCAGAGTGAAGATGGTGCATTAACAAAGTAGTGGGAGCCGTCCAGGAAAGAGTGAGGTTAGAGCAGAGACCcagggcagtggggtgggggggaggggagcaggttcTTGCAGTGGGGATCAACTCCTGCAGAAGGCCTAGAGGGCCAGGAAAGATATCCCTGAGGGAGGCCTTGGAAAAGTGGCTTTCTAAGCCCTGGTCAGTGATAGTGTTGGAGAACAGGCCTCCAACACTCCACACCTCCGTTTCAGAAAAGATGAGTCAGAGTAATAagagaaatgattttaaaatttaaaaaatgggactTCAACTAGGATAAGGGacccaggcagaggagggaggagggtgggggcagTGACAACTGAGGCTAGTGCATGTTCCTGCTCCTCTCTCAAGGTTGAAGAGCACTGTGAGAATCAGATCCAGGGAGATGTAAGTCAAGACCATGGAGCTCAGTCCCAGTCTTTCATCTAGACCCTCCATTGAGCCTGAGCTCCGAGCACTCAGGGTAGAAAGCCGTTCTTCCAGGGAACCATATGAGTCAGGTCTTCAGGCTAGGAGGATGGCTGGTATCCCTTCAGAGGTGTTCCTGGCTATGCTGAGTTGTCCTCTCTTCTGTCTACATAGGTGTAGACGGGGCGCTGCCTGCACAGCACGTCCTGCCAGCCTTGCTGGAGAGGATGCTCCCGTGTCCGTGATGGGCTGTGGGACAAGCAAGGTCCTTCCCGAGCCACCCAAGGATGTCCAGCTGGATCTGGTCAAGAAGGTGGAGCCCTTCAGTGGCACTAAAAGTGATGTATACAAGCACTTCATCACAGAGGTGCACAGTGTTGGCCCTCTTAAAGCTGGATTCCCAGCAGCTAGTCAGTGTGCAAACCCCTGCCCCAGTGCCCCCACTACTGGCCACACAGAGCCTCCTTCAGAACCACCACGCAGGGCCAGGGTGGCTAAGTACAGGGCCAAGTTTGACCCACGTGTGACGGCCAAGTACGACATCAAAGCCCTGATTGGCCGAGGCAGCTTCAGCCGAGTGGTACGCGTGGAACACCGGGCAACCCGGCAGCCATATGCTATCAAGATGATTGAGACCAAGTACCGAGAAGGGCGGGAGGTGTGTGAGTCGGAACTGCGTGTGCTGCGCCGAGTGCGCCACGCCAACATCATCCAGCTGGTGGAGGTGTTTGAGACGCAGGAACGTGTGTACATGGTGATGGAGCTGGCCACTGGTGGAGAGCTCTTTGACCGCATCATTGCCAAGGGTTCTTTCACTGAGCGTGACGCCACACGCGTGCTGCAGATGGTGCTAGATGGCGTCCGGTATCTGCATGCTCTGGGCATCACACACAGAGACCTCAAGCCTGAGAATCTGCTCTACTACCACCCAGGCACTGACTCCAAGATCATCATCACCGACTTTGGCCTGGCCAGTGCCCGCAAGAAGGGTGACGACTGCCTGATGAAGACCACCTGCGGCACTCCTGAGTACATTGCCCCCGAGGTCCTGGTCCGCAAGCCCTACACCAACTCAGTTGACATGTGGGCACTGGGCGTCATCGCCTACATCCTGCTCAGTGGCACCATGCCCTTTGAGGACGACAACCGCACCCGGCTATACCGGCAGATCCTCAGGGGCAAGTACAGTTACTTGGGGGAGGTGAGTCTGCCCTGTCCTGGGGATGTTGGGGAGGCCCTTGGGTGGGGGGTGTATCCTACAGCTCGATCAAGGGGACATGCACTGAAGGCCATGCTGATGGGGCCAGGCAGGTAATGTAAAAATAATGAAGTGAGACTAGTAGgatgtcttagtttgggttcctcCAAAAGTGAGCCCTGAGACAAGGACTTGGGAG
Above is a window of Diceros bicornis minor isolate mBicDic1 chromosome 32, mDicBic1.mat.cur, whole genome shotgun sequence DNA encoding:
- the PSKH1 gene encoding serine/threonine-protein kinase H1 — protein: MGCGTSKVLPEPPKDVQLDLVKKVEPFSGTKSDVYKHFITEVHSVGPLKAGFPAASQCANPCPSAPTTGHTEPPSEPPRRARVAKYRAKFDPRVTAKYDIKALIGRGSFSRVVRVEHRATRQPYAIKMIETKYREGREVCESELRVLRRVRHANIIQLVEVFETQERVYMVMELATGGELFDRIIAKGSFTERDATRVLQMVLDGVRYLHALGITHRDLKPENLLYYHPGTDSKIIITDFGLASARKKGDDCLMKTTCGTPEYIAPEVLVRKPYTNSVDMWALGVIAYILLSGTMPFEDDNRTRLYRQILRGKYSYLGEPWPSVSNLAKDFIDRLLTVDPGARMTALQALRHPWVVSMAASSSMKNLHRSISQNLLKRASSRCQSTKSAQSTRSSRSTRSNKSRRVRERELRELNLRYQQQYNG